The following proteins come from a genomic window of Pseudomonas sp. Z8(2022):
- a CDS encoding TetR/AcrR family transcriptional regulator produces the protein MNRTTRDKLIDSMVDALQRKGLHGVGLSELLAAADVPKGSLYHHFPGGKTELAVAAIERVGQRAEQAFAALFERQPDPLDALGSWLQGALGQLQDSAFERGCPLAAVALESGPDDHQIRAALANAFTLIRQALQQQLQRHGYPQPQGLAALFVALYEGGLLQARVAGSSEPLQQAATTLLNLSRQHRMEPQP, from the coding sequence ATGAACAGAACCACTCGCGACAAACTCATCGACAGCATGGTCGATGCCCTGCAGCGCAAAGGCCTGCACGGCGTTGGCCTGAGCGAACTGCTGGCCGCCGCCGACGTGCCCAAGGGCAGCCTCTACCATCACTTCCCGGGCGGCAAGACCGAACTCGCAGTGGCCGCCATCGAACGTGTCGGCCAGCGCGCCGAACAGGCTTTCGCTGCACTCTTCGAGCGCCAGCCCGACCCGCTCGACGCGCTGGGCAGCTGGCTACAGGGCGCGCTCGGCCAGTTGCAGGACAGCGCATTCGAACGTGGCTGCCCGCTGGCGGCCGTCGCCCTGGAAAGCGGCCCGGATGATCACCAGATCCGTGCCGCCCTGGCCAACGCCTTCACCCTCATTCGCCAGGCGCTGCAACAGCAGCTGCAGCGCCATGGTTATCCGCAGCCGCAAGGTCTGGCAGCGCTGTTCGTCGCGCTCTACGAAGGCGGCCTGCTGCAGGCGCGCGTCGCCGGCAGCAGCGAACCGTTGCAACAGGCCGCGACCACCCTGCTCAACCTGAGCCGCCAGCACCGCATGGAGCCCCAGCCATGA
- a CDS encoding LysR family transcriptional regulator, with product MDFRQLRYFVALYEEGHVGRAAERLSISQPALSQQIRQLEGDLDVGLFQRNGRRLLPTLAAHTLYNHAVPLLDGMERAREALRSFRGPGPRSLSIGVLQTVNASLVPLLLERLHQAQPQLVVKLYELSGVDIERRLLSGGLDIGIGFLPPRQPGLHSLALYEDELQLVVPENHPLREFRKVSLSQAAELPMLLLGEEFRIRQIWQEQLALLGRRPQVQAELNHMNGILDSLPHTTLASVLPGRARQMHAHHGLLWKPLSEPRIPLQVGLVYRDAQRQQAMIDLLRTALDGAWETT from the coding sequence ATGGATTTTCGTCAGCTTCGCTATTTCGTCGCGCTTTATGAAGAAGGCCATGTCGGCCGGGCTGCCGAGCGCCTGAGCATTTCCCAGCCGGCTCTGTCGCAGCAGATCCGCCAACTGGAAGGCGATCTCGATGTCGGCCTGTTCCAGCGCAACGGCCGGCGCCTGCTGCCGACGCTGGCTGCCCATACGCTGTACAACCATGCCGTACCGCTGCTCGACGGCATGGAGCGCGCGCGCGAGGCACTGCGCAGTTTCCGCGGCCCCGGGCCGCGCAGCCTGTCCATTGGCGTACTGCAGACGGTCAACGCCAGCCTGGTACCGCTGCTGCTGGAGCGTTTGCATCAGGCGCAGCCGCAACTGGTGGTCAAGCTGTATGAACTCTCGGGCGTGGACATCGAGCGCCGTCTGCTCAGCGGCGGTCTGGACATCGGCATCGGCTTCCTGCCGCCGCGTCAGCCGGGCCTGCACAGCCTGGCGCTGTACGAGGACGAATTGCAGCTGGTGGTGCCGGAGAATCATCCCCTGCGCGAATTCCGCAAGGTATCGCTGAGCCAGGCGGCAGAGCTGCCGATGTTGCTGCTCGGCGAAGAATTTCGCATTCGGCAGATCTGGCAGGAGCAACTCGCCCTGCTCGGCCGGAGGCCGCAGGTGCAGGCAGAGCTGAACCATATGAACGGCATTCTCGACAGCCTGCCGCACACCACCCTGGCCAGCGTGCTGCCCGGCCGCGCCAGGCAGATGCACGCCCACCACGGCCTGCTCTGGAAGCCTCTGAGCGAGCCGCGGATTCCCCTGCAGGTGGGACTGGTCTATCGCGATGCACAGCGTCAGCAGGCAATGATCGATCTGCTGCGCACCGCGCTCGACGGTGCCTGGGAAACCACCTGA
- a CDS encoding MOSC domain-containing protein → MKQIEIQGVFIGKAEEVAGGLSVAQRKQRVDHRLWLWPQGLGNDEQGDARFHGGPERALHHYPAEHYRHWQALYPQLDWSQPSFGENVSSLGLTEAQVCIGDVFRWGDVLLQVSQPRSPCYRLNRDGLHPELPQAVQDSGRCGWFYRVLKPGFVSAELPFELVQRSYPSLSVARALQHFYHSPMERAGLQQLQMCPALSARWREIAAQRLRSGRLESWSERLLGLPLEGAVAEVGRRYA, encoded by the coding sequence GTGAAGCAGATCGAGATCCAGGGTGTATTCATAGGTAAAGCCGAAGAAGTTGCCGGTGGGCTCAGTGTCGCGCAACGCAAGCAGCGAGTCGATCACCGTCTCTGGCTGTGGCCGCAAGGGCTGGGCAACGACGAACAGGGCGACGCCCGTTTTCATGGCGGCCCCGAGCGAGCCCTGCATCATTACCCGGCGGAACACTACCGCCATTGGCAGGCGCTCTACCCGCAACTGGACTGGTCACAGCCGAGCTTCGGCGAAAATGTCTCCAGCCTGGGGCTGACCGAGGCGCAGGTGTGCATCGGTGATGTATTTCGCTGGGGCGACGTGTTGCTGCAGGTCAGTCAGCCGCGTTCGCCCTGCTATCGCCTCAACCGCGACGGTCTGCACCCGGAGCTGCCTCAGGCCGTTCAGGATAGCGGACGCTGCGGCTGGTTCTATCGGGTACTCAAGCCGGGGTTCGTCAGCGCCGAGCTGCCATTCGAGCTGGTGCAACGCAGCTACCCGAGCCTGAGCGTGGCGCGGGCCCTGCAGCATTTCTACCATTCGCCCATGGAGCGCGCCGGCTTGCAGCAATTGCAGATGTGTCCGGCGCTGTCGGCACGCTGGCGCGAGATCGCCGCGCAACGCCTGCGCAGTGGCCGTCTGGAGAGCTGGTCGGAACGCCTGCTCGGCCTGCCGTTGGAGGGAGCGGTTGCCGAGGTGGGGCGTCGTTATGCGTGA
- a CDS encoding aspartate aminotransferase family protein: protein MRDGMARLQLMGEHAAPVFVRGQGSWLWDADGRAYLDFEQGQGGNSLGHCPTLLLDAMRRQAELLISPGREQCSRGQLKLASRLCQATSSERAAFCSDAAQANALAVRLALQGARQQNPAADTLVLLDDSHHDLPAHLGDTRLVRVPFNDLEALTAAVDSRCAAVLIEPVQQSAGVVPATLEYLQGAQRLCREQGAVLILDETGSGMGRCGALLAEELYGVRADLLTLGCALGGGLPLAAVLARGRIAEEAAALIPAYPAEALLTAAGVAVLGAVLEGSFFSQVRDVTEHLREGLARLSRQHGHGSLRGHGLLLGLPLIGLSARVVQCAAREEGLLIGIARSDCLRLSPALTVSHGNVEEMLRRLGRALQRVEQRCEEVA, encoded by the coding sequence ATGCGTGATGGTATGGCACGGCTGCAACTGATGGGCGAGCACGCCGCACCGGTATTCGTGCGTGGCCAGGGCTCCTGGCTGTGGGATGCCGATGGGCGCGCCTATCTCGATTTCGAACAGGGGCAGGGCGGCAACAGCCTGGGTCATTGCCCGACCCTGTTGCTCGACGCCATGCGCCGTCAGGCCGAGCTGTTGATCAGTCCGGGGCGAGAACAGTGCAGCCGTGGTCAGCTCAAGCTGGCGTCGCGGCTATGTCAGGCCACCAGTAGCGAACGGGCGGCTTTCTGCAGTGATGCCGCGCAGGCCAATGCTCTGGCCGTACGCCTGGCGTTGCAGGGCGCGCGGCAGCAGAATCCGGCGGCCGATACGCTGGTGTTGCTCGATGACAGCCACCACGACCTGCCTGCGCATCTGGGTGACACCCGGCTGGTACGGGTGCCGTTCAATGACCTCGAGGCTCTGACCGCCGCGGTCGATTCACGCTGCGCCGCCGTGCTGATCGAGCCGGTGCAGCAGTCCGCCGGCGTGGTGCCGGCGACCCTGGAATACCTGCAAGGCGCGCAGCGGCTCTGTCGCGAGCAGGGCGCCGTATTGATCCTCGATGAGACAGGCAGCGGTATGGGACGTTGTGGCGCGCTGCTGGCCGAGGAACTCTACGGCGTGCGCGCCGACCTATTGACCCTCGGCTGCGCGCTCGGCGGCGGTCTGCCACTGGCTGCCGTACTGGCGCGTGGACGGATCGCTGAAGAAGCCGCAGCCCTGATCCCCGCCTATCCCGCCGAGGCGTTGCTGACGGCGGCCGGTGTTGCGGTGCTTGGCGCCGTGCTCGAAGGCAGCTTCTTCAGCCAGGTGCGTGACGTGACCGAGCATCTGCGCGAAGGCCTGGCACGGCTGTCGCGGCAGCATGGCCATGGCTCGCTGAGAGGCCACGGCCTGTTGCTTGGCCTGCCCCTGATCGGCCTCTCGGCACGTGTGGTGCAGTGTGCCGCACGTGAGGAAGGTTTGTTGATCGGCATTGCACGCAGCGACTGCCTGCGTCTGTCTCCGGCTCTGACGGTGAGCCACGGCAATGTCGAGGAAATGCTGCGTCGCCTGGGTCGGGCGTTGCAACGAGTCGAACAGCGCTGCGAGGAGGTGGCCTGA
- a CDS encoding type 1 glutamine amidotransferase, with protein MRIALIQHSAGVGPAAIHQWLGEHQANWYRVYAGESLPSLEDFELLVLLDGSLSVHDERQYAWMGAEKCLIHQALMTRKRVFGSGLGALLLAEALGARISSGADVARIGWWQLEKEQQSSQSPVGRMLPHRLLAMHWQRESCSLPHGAIALYGSKGSALQGFVWQERAIGLLCQLESDAESLDERLQEESADLALPGEVQDRASIRDGAPHAASANATLFRLLDYLSGAHAHMT; from the coding sequence ATGCGTATTGCCCTGATTCAACACAGTGCAGGTGTCGGGCCTGCGGCCATTCATCAGTGGCTTGGCGAGCACCAGGCCAACTGGTACCGGGTGTATGCCGGGGAGTCCTTGCCGAGCCTGGAGGATTTCGAGCTCCTGGTGCTGCTCGATGGCTCGCTGAGTGTGCACGATGAGCGTCAGTACGCCTGGATGGGCGCTGAGAAGTGCCTGATTCATCAGGCCCTCATGACACGCAAGCGGGTATTCGGCAGCGGGCTGGGGGCCTTGCTCCTGGCCGAAGCCCTGGGCGCTCGTATCTCGAGTGGGGCGGATGTTGCGCGAATCGGCTGGTGGCAGCTGGAGAAGGAGCAGCAATCCAGCCAGTCTCCGGTCGGTCGCATGCTGCCGCACCGTCTGCTGGCAATGCACTGGCAGCGTGAAAGCTGCAGCCTGCCGCACGGCGCGATAGCCCTGTACGGATCAAAAGGCTCTGCCTTGCAGGGCTTCGTCTGGCAGGAGCGCGCCATCGGCTTGCTCTGCCAGCTGGAAAGCGATGCCGAGAGCCTCGACGAACGCCTGCAGGAGGAATCTGCCGACCTCGCTCTGCCGGGTGAGGTGCAGGACCGCGCCAGCATCCGTGATGGCGCACCGCACGCTGCGTCGGCCAACGCCACTCTGTTCCGCCTGCTCGATTACCTCTCGGGTGCTCATGCCCACATGACCTGA
- a CDS encoding NADPH-dependent FMN reductase has protein sequence MSKIYNVAVLVGSLRKASINRKLALALADLAPASLNLEILEIGDLPLYNEDADGDTAPASYAPFRSKLKAADAVLFITPEYNRSIPGAMKNAIDVGSRPYGQSGFSGKPGAVLSASPGAVGGFGANHHLRQCLVFLDVYVLQQPEAYLGGAGNFFDENGVLSDGIKPFLQKFIDAYAAWVTKHVG, from the coding sequence ATGAGCAAGATCTACAACGTGGCCGTATTGGTCGGCAGCCTGCGCAAGGCCTCCATCAACCGCAAGCTGGCCCTGGCGCTGGCCGACCTGGCACCCGCTTCGCTGAACCTGGAAATCCTCGAGATCGGTGACCTGCCGCTGTACAACGAAGACGCCGACGGCGATACCGCTCCGGCCTCCTATGCGCCGTTTCGCAGCAAACTCAAGGCCGCCGACGCCGTGCTGTTCATCACCCCGGAATACAACCGCTCGATCCCCGGTGCGATGAAGAACGCCATCGACGTCGGCTCACGCCCCTATGGTCAGAGTGGTTTCAGCGGCAAACCCGGCGCGGTGCTCAGCGCCTCCCCAGGCGCCGTCGGCGGTTTCGGCGCCAACCACCACCTGCGCCAGTGTCTGGTGTTCCTCGACGTATATGTGCTGCAGCAGCCGGAAGCCTACCTCGGCGGTGCCGGCAACTTCTTCGACGAGAACGGTGTGCTCAGCGATGGCATCAAGCCTTTCCTGCAGAAGTTCATCGACGCCTACGCCGCCTGGGTCACCAAGCACGTCGGTTGA
- a CDS encoding DctP family TRAP transporter solute-binding subunit, giving the protein MKLKRLFSALAAGAALTALCATAQAREYSVSTVLSDAFPWGQAAQKWADLVNERSAGRITLRVYPNAQLVAGDQTKEFSAMRSGLIDMAVGSTINWSPQVPELNLFSLPFLMKNDADLDAITQGEAGKLAFAAIEQRGIVPLAWGENGFRQISNSAKPVRSPADLAGLKIRVVGSPLFQDTFTALGANPTQMSWADAKPALTTGAVDGQENPLSVFDVARVDQVGQKYLTLWDYMADPLVFAVNQRVWTSLPEEDRELLRQAAIDAGKWEIELSRGAQAQRLADVRERGVEVIELTDAERAAFVEATASVQEKWAPRIGDALMEAARKAVAQP; this is encoded by the coding sequence ATGAAACTCAAGCGACTCTTCTCCGCGCTCGCCGCCGGCGCTGCGCTGACCGCCCTGTGCGCCACCGCGCAGGCGCGTGAATACTCCGTCTCCACCGTGCTTTCCGACGCCTTCCCCTGGGGCCAGGCCGCGCAGAAATGGGCCGATCTGGTCAACGAGCGCTCCGCAGGGCGCATCACCCTGCGTGTCTACCCCAACGCGCAACTGGTCGCCGGCGACCAGACCAAGGAATTCTCCGCCATGCGCTCGGGCCTGATCGACATGGCCGTGGGTTCGACCATCAACTGGTCGCCGCAGGTGCCGGAACTCAATCTGTTCTCCCTGCCGTTTCTGATGAAGAACGATGCCGACCTCGATGCCATCACCCAGGGTGAAGCCGGCAAGCTGGCCTTCGCCGCCATCGAGCAGCGCGGCATCGTGCCGCTGGCCTGGGGCGAGAACGGCTTCCGGCAGATCTCCAACTCGGCCAAGCCGGTACGCAGCCCGGCCGATCTGGCAGGCCTGAAGATCCGCGTGGTCGGCTCGCCGCTGTTCCAAGACACCTTCACCGCCCTCGGCGCCAACCCCACGCAAATGAGCTGGGCCGACGCCAAGCCGGCACTGACCACCGGCGCGGTGGACGGCCAGGAGAACCCGCTGTCGGTCTTCGACGTCGCGCGTGTCGACCAGGTCGGCCAGAAGTACCTGACCCTGTGGGACTACATGGCCGACCCACTGGTGTTCGCCGTCAACCAGCGCGTATGGACATCTCTGCCCGAGGAAGATCGCGAGCTGCTGCGCCAGGCTGCCATCGACGCCGGCAAGTGGGAGATTGAGCTGTCGCGCGGAGCTCAGGCTCAACGCCTGGCCGACGTACGTGAGCGCGGCGTGGAAGTGATCGAGCTGACCGACGCCGAGCGCGCCGCGTTCGTCGAGGCCACTGCCAGCGTGCAGGAGAAATGGGCACCGCGCATCGGCGACGCGCTGATGGAAGCCGCGCGCAAGGCCGTGGCCCAGCCCTGA
- a CDS encoding TRAP transporter small permease, with product MSKQVDAPLERVLATLALVIISLISLANVVVRYFTDASFAFTEEISVFLLVILTFAGASVAMRSNRHIRIGLLERLFPRLRTPLILLQWLASMLVLGLVCWYGGQFAWEEFQWDSESPGLGLPNWWYVIWLPILALLVFVRLTQMTVDRLRGRISDEP from the coding sequence ATGAGCAAGCAAGTCGACGCGCCGCTGGAGCGCGTGCTCGCCACCCTGGCCCTGGTGATCATCAGCCTGATCAGCCTGGCCAACGTCGTGGTGCGTTATTTCACCGATGCATCCTTTGCCTTCACCGAGGAAATCTCGGTGTTCCTGCTGGTCATCCTCACCTTCGCTGGTGCTTCGGTGGCCATGCGTAGCAACCGACACATTCGTATCGGCCTGCTCGAGCGCCTGTTCCCGCGTCTGCGCACGCCTTTGATCCTGCTGCAGTGGCTGGCCAGCATGCTGGTACTGGGGCTGGTCTGCTGGTACGGCGGGCAGTTCGCCTGGGAGGAGTTCCAGTGGGATTCCGAATCGCCCGGCCTCGGTCTGCCCAACTGGTGGTACGTGATCTGGCTGCCGATCCTGGCGCTGCTGGTGTTCGTGCGTCTGACCCAGATGACCGTCGATCGTCTGCGCGGGAGGATCAGCGATGAGCCCTGA
- a CDS encoding TRAP transporter large permease, with translation MSPDLWLILSFAVLLALGVPVAFALGLSGAIGIIAGLSPDMLATLGTNTYNGVAKYPLIAIPLFILTGLVFEKAGVALRLVRFAQALIGPRHGGLALVAVLVCLIMGGMSGSGPADAAAVAMVMLPSMTKAGYPRPFSATLIAASASTAILIPPSIALILYSIVVPGVDLRALFAAGLFPGILAGLVLLLPAWLLSRRYGWESPEEGERPPLGESFRQALPALFAPVLILGGLRSGLFTPTEAAVVGVAYGVLIGLFLTRELDWRSLWRLCGEAGVISGVVMLIIALAGIFAWAGTMLGTFRHLAEWLISLSDNGWVLLALVMVAVLLAGMLLDAISIYLILMPILIPVMQHFGWNPVWFGILLAMNIAIGQFTPPVAINLMVTTEVAKIRLEQTVGWAALFVLVMSSALLLVAIFPEIALWLPRVMGYAV, from the coding sequence ATGAGCCCTGATCTCTGGCTGATCCTCAGTTTCGCCGTACTGCTGGCGCTCGGCGTGCCGGTGGCCTTCGCCCTGGGACTGTCCGGGGCCATCGGCATCATCGCCGGCCTGTCGCCGGACATGCTCGCTACCCTCGGGACCAACACCTACAACGGTGTGGCCAAGTACCCGTTGATCGCCATTCCGCTGTTCATCCTCACCGGCCTGGTATTCGAGAAGGCCGGCGTGGCATTGCGTCTGGTGCGCTTCGCCCAGGCGCTGATCGGTCCACGTCACGGTGGCCTGGCCCTGGTCGCGGTGCTTGTGTGCCTGATCATGGGCGGCATGAGCGGTTCCGGCCCGGCCGATGCTGCTGCCGTGGCCATGGTGATGCTGCCGAGCATGACCAAGGCGGGCTACCCCAGGCCGTTCTCGGCAACCTTGATCGCCGCTTCGGCCTCGACTGCCATCCTGATTCCTCCGTCCATCGCGCTGATTCTCTATTCCATCGTGGTGCCGGGAGTCGATCTGCGCGCACTGTTCGCTGCCGGTCTGTTCCCGGGCATTCTCGCTGGTCTGGTGCTATTGCTGCCGGCCTGGCTGCTATCGCGCCGCTATGGTTGGGAATCCCCGGAGGAAGGCGAGCGTCCGCCGCTGGGCGAGAGCTTCAGACAGGCGCTGCCGGCGCTGTTTGCCCCGGTGCTGATTCTCGGCGGTCTGCGCAGCGGCCTGTTTACGCCGACGGAAGCCGCAGTGGTTGGCGTGGCCTATGGCGTGCTGATCGGCCTGTTCCTCACCCGTGAGCTGGACTGGCGCAGCCTCTGGCGTCTGTGCGGCGAGGCAGGGGTAATCTCTGGCGTGGTCATGCTGATCATCGCTCTGGCGGGCATCTTCGCCTGGGCCGGCACCATGCTCGGCACCTTCCGTCATCTGGCCGAATGGCTGATCTCACTGTCGGACAACGGCTGGGTGCTGCTGGCGCTGGTGATGGTTGCCGTGTTGCTGGCCGGCATGCTGCTCGACGCCATCTCGATCTATCTGATCCTGATGCCGATCCTGATCCCGGTCATGCAGCACTTCGGCTGGAACCCGGTATGGTTCGGCATTCTGCTGGCGATGAACATCGCCATCGGCCAGTTCACTCCACCGGTGGCGATCAATCTGATGGTCACCACGGAGGTTGCCAAGATACGCCTGGAGCAGACCGTCGGCTGGGCGGCGCTGTTTGTCCTGGTGATGTCCAGCGCCCTGCTTCTGGTCGCGATCTTCCCCGAAATCGCCCTGTGGCTGCCGCGTGTAATGGGATACGCGGTATAA
- a CDS encoding GGDEF domain-containing protein yields the protein MDDSDYKNHKNVGAGLRESDKRVLMRTILLATSLTLGGFSVLQALAGNYLFAILEVLFTALLLFGAWRIGRARHLYLWIYLYLIPTFSFILYIIVMPEASSAAFVWLYMIPLLAYLLLGKQRAFLLAALFMLAGLLLYFADNHLHLDTRGLIDVGNAALCGVLILLFVHIYDGLRMQAYEELERLAQTDALTGVASRGSFQQALQRSIQEAERSNEHLVLVLLDVDYFKQVNDQWGHEAGDMALQHICRLLQQRLRITDFLGRLGGEEFGLLLRHTDGVGAAPLVEKLRKQIAEQPLHYGGEQIALSATFGLAAWPVDGRNAADLYRTADRRLYSGKQRGRNQLVSTDLPVELLLDKLDVRF from the coding sequence ATGGATGACAGCGACTATAAAAATCACAAGAACGTAGGCGCTGGGCTGCGCGAGTCGGACAAGCGCGTGCTGATGCGTACCATCCTGCTTGCCACCAGCCTGACTCTCGGCGGCTTCTCCGTCCTGCAGGCTCTGGCCGGCAACTATCTCTTCGCCATCCTCGAAGTGCTGTTTACCGCCCTGTTGCTGTTCGGCGCCTGGCGCATTGGCCGCGCTCGGCATCTGTACCTGTGGATCTACCTGTATCTGATCCCGACCTTCAGCTTCATCCTTTACATCATCGTCATGCCGGAGGCCTCGTCTGCGGCTTTCGTCTGGCTGTACATGATCCCGCTGCTGGCCTACCTGCTGCTGGGAAAGCAGCGTGCCTTCCTGCTTGCCGCGCTGTTCATGCTTGCCGGGCTGCTGCTGTATTTCGCCGACAATCACCTGCACCTGGATACTCGCGGCCTGATCGACGTCGGAAATGCGGCGCTGTGCGGCGTGTTGATCCTGCTCTTCGTGCATATCTACGATGGCTTGCGCATGCAGGCCTACGAGGAGCTGGAACGCCTGGCACAGACCGATGCGCTGACTGGCGTGGCCAGTCGTGGCAGCTTCCAGCAAGCGTTGCAGCGCAGCATTCAGGAGGCCGAGCGCAGCAACGAACATCTGGTGCTGGTGCTGCTCGACGTCGACTACTTCAAACAGGTCAACGACCAGTGGGGGCACGAGGCGGGGGATATGGCGTTGCAGCACATCTGCCGGCTGCTGCAGCAGCGCCTGCGCATCACCGACTTCCTCGGGCGCCTGGGAGGGGAGGAGTTCGGTCTGCTGCTGCGCCACACTGACGGAGTTGGCGCTGCCCCGCTGGTGGAAAAGCTGCGCAAGCAGATTGCCGAGCAACCGCTGCACTACGGCGGCGAGCAGATTGCGCTGTCTGCCACCTTTGGCCTGGCGGCCTGGCCTGTGGATGGCCGTAACGCCGCCGACCTTTACCGCACCGCCGACCGCCGTCTGTACAGCGGCAAGCAACGCGGGCGCAACCAGCTGGTCAGCACCGACCTGCCTGTCGAGTTGCTGCTGGACAAGCTCGACGTGCGTTTCTGA
- a CDS encoding hybrid sensor histidine kinase/response regulator, with protein MPASVSTSHDTERAQAGVRMIFVAAAGSYTAALHLLSLIDSGLVWKIFLLEGLFCIVATLIWADVLRRPGHYRGRRLLTMFTDYSGITLALANGGAAMLPVYAILIWITIGYGLRYGSGYLLLATVMAMASLAVTASISAYWQSQPYLIITLLLTTLMAPAYMHALLRRSRQAVEAEQAAIRAKAQFLAQASHDLRQPIHSISLFTACLRDSRLGAEQQRLVENIDKSLHSVARLFRSILDMYSLDSGKVVPQLEPLALRPLLEQLIQQNAEAARWAGVEVRLRCPPVQVRADPALLTTMLQNLLSNALKYAPGKPLLIACRCRGPEVAIEVYDKGRGIASGHLDSVFEEFYRVRQERDSDVEGMGLGLAIVRRLGALMGMRVSIRSVEGRGTRAVIDGLQWIETPSQLPAARRSDREAPRMLDGLRVCLIEDDRNVLLATATLLQKWGCEVSSFSGLPDASKHFDLVVTDFDLGTDASGADCIQHLRRGSGRDVPAIIMTGHDVRRVQQQLGDNEIPILSKPVQPAELRSLLVALKLRLKAA; from the coding sequence ATGCCCGCGAGCGTCTCCACTTCTCACGACACCGAGCGTGCCCAGGCCGGGGTACGCATGATCTTCGTGGCAGCCGCGGGCAGCTATACCGCAGCACTCCATCTTTTATCCCTGATCGACTCAGGGCTGGTCTGGAAGATCTTTCTGCTCGAAGGCCTGTTCTGCATCGTCGCCACACTCATCTGGGCAGATGTCCTGCGCCGTCCGGGCCACTATCGTGGGCGTCGCCTGCTAACCATGTTTACCGACTACAGCGGCATCACTCTGGCCCTGGCCAATGGCGGTGCGGCCATGTTGCCGGTCTATGCGATCCTGATCTGGATCACCATCGGCTATGGCCTGCGTTACGGCTCCGGTTACTTGCTGTTGGCCACCGTCATGGCTATGGCGTCGCTGGCGGTGACCGCCAGCATCTCGGCCTATTGGCAGTCGCAGCCCTACCTGATCATCACGCTGCTGCTCACCACCCTGATGGCGCCGGCCTACATGCATGCCCTGCTCAGACGCTCGCGTCAGGCGGTCGAGGCCGAGCAGGCAGCCATCCGCGCCAAGGCGCAGTTTCTCGCCCAGGCCAGCCATGACCTGCGTCAGCCCATTCACTCAATCAGCCTGTTCACCGCGTGCCTGCGAGACAGCCGCCTGGGCGCCGAGCAGCAACGGCTGGTGGAGAACATCGACAAATCCCTGCACAGCGTCGCGCGTCTGTTCCGCAGCATTCTTGATATGTACTCGCTCGACAGCGGCAAGGTGGTGCCGCAGCTGGAGCCGCTGGCGTTGCGTCCTCTGCTTGAACAGCTCATCCAGCAGAATGCCGAGGCGGCGCGCTGGGCCGGGGTGGAGGTGCGGTTGCGTTGCCCGCCGGTTCAGGTGCGGGCCGACCCGGCACTGCTCACCACCATGCTGCAGAACCTGCTTTCCAATGCATTGAAATATGCTCCGGGCAAGCCGCTGCTGATCGCCTGTCGGTGTCGTGGCCCGGAGGTTGCCATCGAGGTCTATGACAAGGGGCGCGGCATAGCCTCCGGGCATCTGGACAGCGTCTTCGAGGAGTTCTACCGCGTACGCCAGGAGCGCGACAGCGATGTCGAGGGCATGGGCCTGGGTCTGGCCATCGTCAGGCGTCTCGGCGCGCTGATGGGGATGCGGGTCAGCATTCGTTCCGTGGAAGGTCGCGGCACGCGTGCGGTGATCGACGGCCTGCAGTGGATCGAGACACCCAGTCAGCTTCCTGCTGCCAGACGCAGCGACCGCGAGGCGCCGCGCATGCTCGACGGCTTGCGCGTGTGCCTGATCGAGGATGACCGCAACGTGCTGCTGGCTACCGCGACCCTGCTGCAGAAATGGGGCTGCGAAGTCTCCAGCTTCAGCGGCCTGCCCGATGCATCGAAGCATTTCGATCTGGTGGTGACGGACTTCGACCTCGGCACCGACGCCTCGGGCGCCGACTGCATCCAGCACCTGCGTCGCGGCAGTGGACGCGACGTGCCGGCGATCATCATGACCGGCCACGACGTGCGTCGAGTTCAGCAACAGCTGGGTGACAACGAAATCCCGATCCTGTCGAAACCGGTGCAGCCAGCCGAGCTGCGCTCGCTTCTGGTGGCGCTGAAAC